A window of Tepidisphaeraceae bacterium contains these coding sequences:
- a CDS encoding AraC family transcriptional regulator — MVRLLAASQLVFLPDWTMGRHVHERFHELIVLTSGAVEARVEPMADDGAGRAAQTVTARAGESLLYARRASHAERSVDHRPVNMVCISFEADDDAFAADGPGPVWSADAAGRVAVLARWMTELTPAACDADQRTLDALLTALLAERSARAREEDQLVQLVRQHVRDHLAERISLGDLADAACLSRFHFARRFRVAAGMSPMAFVRSQRVDAARALLMTRSVPLRAVARTVGLGNEFHLSRVYKRVTGQTPRRNTPGG, encoded by the coding sequence ATGGTGCGGCTGCTCGCGGCGTCTCAGCTCGTTTTCCTGCCCGATTGGACGATGGGACGTCACGTGCACGAGCGTTTTCATGAGCTGATCGTGCTCACCAGTGGGGCAGTTGAGGCCCGCGTGGAGCCCATGGCGGATGACGGCGCCGGCCGCGCCGCGCAGACGGTGACCGCCCGGGCCGGTGAGTCCCTGCTGTACGCCCGTCGGGCGTCGCATGCCGAGCGGTCGGTCGACCACCGACCGGTCAACATGGTCTGCATCTCGTTCGAGGCCGACGACGACGCGTTCGCGGCCGACGGGCCCGGCCCCGTGTGGTCGGCGGACGCCGCTGGGCGCGTCGCGGTGCTGGCCAGATGGATGACGGAACTGACACCGGCGGCGTGCGACGCCGACCAGCGGACGCTCGACGCGCTGCTGACGGCCCTGCTGGCCGAGCGGTCGGCCCGGGCCCGGGAGGAGGACCAGCTCGTGCAACTTGTCCGCCAACACGTCCGCGACCACCTGGCTGAGCGCATCTCGCTTGGCGACCTTGCCGACGCCGCCTGTTTGTCGCGATTTCATTTCGCCCGCCGGTTCCGGGTGGCGGCGGGCATGTCGCCAATGGCGTTCGTGCGCAGCCAGCGTGTCGACGCCGCCCGCGCACTACTGATGACGCGCAGCGTGCCACTGCGGGCCGTCGCCCGCACGGTTGGCCTCGGTAACGAGTTTCACCTGTCGCGCGTCTACAAGCGCGTCACCGGCCAGACGCCTCGCCGCAATACGCCGGGCGGCTGA